A segment of the Aureliella helgolandensis genome:
ACAAGGCTGGATTGCTGGCTGGATTGCTAACGCGAATGTCATCCACGGGCTGCACGATGCCAACCCCCATGAATTGAGCCCAAACGCGATTGGCAATGCTGGTCGCGAAGAAGGGATTTTCGGGACTTGTGATCCAGTCCGCTAGGACTTGGCGGCGATCCTCCCCTTTAATCTCGGGCTGTGGTCCGCCGAGAAATGTGGGAGGAACTGGTTTGCCAGAAAGTGGGTGGTTGATCTCTCCGCTGCCGCGGTTGAAGACGATGACTTCGCGGTAGTCTTCGCCCGTCTTACGCCCGATTTGCGAAAAGAAGGAGGTGAATCCGTAGTAGTCGTTCATCGTCCAGCGATCGAACGGGTGATTGTGGCACTGCGCACATTGAGTGCGAATCCCCATGAACACCTGAGCCACGTTTTCGGCCGTCTTGATCGTGTCGCGTTCCACCTGATAGAAATTGGTGGCTGGTTGCTCGAAGACTCCTCCACTGGAAGCCAGCATCTCGCGCACAATCTGGTCGATGGGTGTGTCGGCAGCCAGTTTGTTGGTGATCCAGCTTGAGTACTGGAACGCCGCTTTGTAGCTCACTTGGTTGTCGCTCTTGACGAGTAACAGTTGTGCCCAACGCATGGCCCAGATCTCGCTGAATTCCTTCCGCTGAAGAAGGCGATCGACGAGCTTGGCACGTCGGTCTGGAGAGGTGTCGGCCATGAACTCCGCCAGCTCTTCTTCGGTTGGAAGAAGCCCCACGATGTCGATCGTTACCCGTCTGATAAATTCTTCGTCAGTGCAGGTGCCGCTCGGCAGAATTCGCAATTTCTGCAGTTTGGCGGCCACCAGCTCGTCGATGTAGTTGCCGGTGACTTCAGGTGGCGTGTAATCCAAGCCCGAGGGCAAGGCTAGGATTTGGGAACCGACCGTATGGGTGTCGAACCGCGCCATTACAAAGGCTTCACCACGAACTCCGGCGGTAACGGCACCTTGGTCGTTGACGGCGGCCGTCAGTTCATTGTTGGTCGTAAAGGCGGCCAGTGAGGTCACGTCGCGGGTCGTGCCGTCACTGAAATGAGCGACTGCAACCATTCGCTGGGCGGCTCCCTCTCCCTCCATCACCGCTTCTGGCGGAAATAACTCGACCTGGGTGCACGTGGGAGGTGCTTGGGCGTCGGCTGGCGCATCGTCCTGCAACCAGCTCAGCAAGGTCTTGGCATACTCACTGTCGGGTTCCATCCGCTTTCCGCCGGAGTGAGGTACAGCCCCGACGGCTTTGAGGTAAATCAAACTCTGCTCGGGAACCGCTAGGTTGATACGGCGAATCCCCAGCTCTCGCGTAATGCGCTGGTAGTCGCCCGCCGGATCGAAGCCGAACAGCGAAAGGCGAAAGCCATCTTTCCCACGCGCGGCACCATGGCAGGAACCTGTATTGCAACCCGTCCGCGTTAGAACGGGCATTACATCCAAGTGGAAACTGATGGGCTTGGTCACATCCGAGTTGGCGATCGCGACTTGGCTTTCGGCCGCCAGCTCACTCCAGCTGGCTGTCAATTTCGTTTCGCCGGCACCCATGGGGAGTAGACGGAAATCTCGCAACGTCGCCAGCTCTCCATTGGCGAGAGACCAAGCTGCTTGCTCGGTTACATCCAGGGTCACTCCGTCGCTGCGGGTGGCGACGGCGATCACATTCTGAAAATCGGCGCTGCCGTCGAGCCGGATGTCTGTGGGATAGACTGCTAGTTGAGTCCACTTCGGCTCTTCAGCTGTAGCGGATGGAGCTACGAGAATTGACGTGGCGAACAATGCCGCAATAAGAGTCAACGTTTTAAGCATGATCGAATCCAATCGAACGGTAGGCTGAAATGCGAGTTTGAGTGCGAGGGGTGTAGCGGACCGTGGGGGAGAGCTCGCTGTGCTGGCGGGAAACCGTTACCGGCGCGTCCAGTAGGCCTTTCAGCACAACTGGGATCGGGAACTACGGCTGAGCATCGTTGGGTTGAGTTCCGTCCAACAACGCTTTGGCTTGCCGGAGCTGCTCAAGCCGACTAAGTGGTTTCTCGGAAGGAGCGGCCGGTGCAGCGGGAGCCGCAGCTTTGGCCGGAGCCGCCGCTGTTTTGACCGGTGGGGCGATCAACTGAATTTCCCCGAGGCCTTCGGTTTGTACGATCTGACCACCACTCCGCGTAATCGTCGATTTTACGTAGAGCGTTTTGAATTGTCCGACCCTCGCGTCGGCAGCTACTTGCAATGGGAAAGAAATCTGCTGCATCCCGTCGGTGTATTTGACGGTAGGTTGCGTGCTCGTTACGCCCGCCGGCAGGCCGACGAGTTCGAATTCCACTTCGCCTTCGGGCGGACGCTTGACTTCCAAGCCAACCGTGAAGGGAGCCGAAGCACCCGCTTCGGCAACGGTCTTGGCGAAGGTAAACGCAAAGTACCCGTCCTCAACATTGAGGGTGATGAATTCACTAGCCACCCAGACATTGGAGTTGGTCGCTTTGGCACGCGCTAGAATCGTGATGGGATAACTGCCCAGGGCCGATTTTGCGTTGGCTGTCACCGGAATTCGAGCTTCCAATTGATCGCCTTCGATTTTCACCGAACCGCTCGCCGAGAGTCCCGAAGGATTGTAGAGAGAGCGCAGGTAGATGGGCTCCTTGAATCCCTCTTGCCGCGTCGCTTGTACCACGTATTCGGTATTTCCATTGCGAACGATGGGGACCTCGGGTTGGACTACCTTGATGGAAAAGGGGAGTGCTCGCGTTACCGCCAAGGCTAGGCGGTCGGAATCGTGCCCCCACATATCGCGATTGTTTTGCCCGCGGACCAACATCGTGCGTTGGTTCAACGTGCCCCGGACGCTAGCCCCTTCGGCCAATGGCTCGGCGATCAACGCTGCCAAGCAGGCCTTCACCGGAGCATCGGCTGAAGCCTTGATGAGCATGGGGATGTAGCTTTGGTTGGCGGCAATGGTCGGGGTGGTCAATTCAATGCCAGGTATTGCGTCTTCGATGTGCAGCCCCAGGTCCCCACTGAAGTTCTTGCGAGAGGCTCGCAGTAAAACCGCCATTTGCGCACCCTGCGGAATCTCCACCGTTTGTGACTGGTAGCGTTGGAGTTCGTCAATGGCCAGTTCTACGGCGACGGCTGCCGGAGCCACTTCGATGCGGTAAGCGTGCGTGGGGCTCCCTTCTTCCAACTGGTCTCGGATGGCTACCAAATACTCGCCGTCCTCAGGGATTTTGAACGCTTGAACGCTATCGGGGCCACCAGCGTCGTCATTGGCAGCCAGTCGACCACCGGCAGCCTTGTGAATTTCGAGCCAGCTGTCGATGGGGGAGCGTAAGACGCGACGACCGTAGACCGTAAACTCAAGCTGTTGATCTTTTTTGCCCTTGAATTTGAACCAGTCCACATCCCCGTTTTCTTGAAGCACTCCATTGAACGCAACGGGAACATCGACTGCTGTTAGCGTCGCGCGATCGTCGTCGGGTTCACTCTCAGAGACGTTGGGAAGTTCGACGACGCGTAGTTTGTTCGGAGAGGGAGCGAGTTTGCCATCGCGGCTCGCAACGTAATTAAACTCTCCGAGAGTATCGGGCAGTTGGATTTCCTCTTGCCAGGTCTCTCCGGAAGCATCGACCAGCGTCGCATTGATCTTTTCACCCGGTTGGCCGCCCGCAGGGATGATGGCCAGGGGCCGTGGGAAATCACCCACGTGCAAACGGTATTGCGAACGATCGCTACCGCCAAAACTACTTTCGCGGACTTCGATAGTGTACTTACCCGCTTGCGGAGCAACAAAGGCACACACGCAATCCTGCTGAAGCAATGGGGCGTCATCGCACCGGGCCACTTCGAAGCGATTTTCATCCAGTATGGCAACGAACGGATCAAAGAACTCCGTCCCCAGACGCAGACCTTCGAGTTCTACCGTGAGCTTCTGCCCCTCAGCCAACTCGACCAAGTAGTAATCCACATCCTCGTTCTTGACGATGCCATTGACTGTAGAATTCAGTGCCAACAATTGAGGGGTCGCAAAATCGCTATTCGGTTCCACTTCGTCTACTTGCGGCAAGCTCGTCACACCGAAGTAGCGGAGGTTGCTAATCCCACTGCTCGTCGCTAATCGGACCGCATGCAGTCCCGGTTCGCACGTCTCTGCGATCTTTAGCTTGGCATGGACCTTCCCCTCGCCCTCCGGCTTGAGTTCGAGGACTTCAACTCCGGAATCGTAGAAGAGCAATTCCGTGACATCGCCCAGCCTCGCGCCGGTAATCAGCACGTCAGTCTCTGTACCACGTTGGAATCCAGCTGGAGTCAGCATGGTAACAGCCGGAGAATCTGCGTAGGCAGTGCCCATTCCTAGAGCTACGGCGACAAACAATAGTACGCAACGATCAAACTTCATGTCGGAGTCCTATGGAGCCTTAACCTAAGTAGTGCCGTCTTCGCTAAGCTAACAATTGCTTGATGACCTTGCCGCCGTCCACGATTTCGATAGGCCGGTCACCGGGACTCATCAATTCCTTGTCCGCCACAATGCCCAGCAAGTGATAGATCGTGGTGGCCAAATCCTCTGGCGAAACAGGATCTAAATCCGGTTCTGCTGCGGTCGGATCGGAGGCACCGTGCACGTAGCCACGCTTAAT
Coding sequences within it:
- a CDS encoding DUF1549 and DUF1553 domain-containing protein — translated: MLKTLTLIAALFATSILVAPSATAEEPKWTQLAVYPTDIRLDGSADFQNVIAVATRSDGVTLDVTEQAAWSLANGELATLRDFRLLPMGAGETKLTASWSELAAESQVAIANSDVTKPISFHLDVMPVLTRTGCNTGSCHGAARGKDGFRLSLFGFDPAGDYQRITRELGIRRINLAVPEQSLIYLKAVGAVPHSGGKRMEPDSEYAKTLLSWLQDDAPADAQAPPTCTQVELFPPEAVMEGEGAAQRMVAVAHFSDGTTRDVTSLAAFTTNNELTAAVNDQGAVTAGVRGEAFVMARFDTHTVGSQILALPSGLDYTPPEVTGNYIDELVAAKLQKLRILPSGTCTDEEFIRRVTIDIVGLLPTEEELAEFMADTSPDRRAKLVDRLLQRKEFSEIWAMRWAQLLLVKSDNQVSYKAAFQYSSWITNKLAADTPIDQIVREMLASSGGVFEQPATNFYQVERDTIKTAENVAQVFMGIRTQCAQCHNHPFDRWTMNDYYGFTSFFSQIGRKTGEDYREVIVFNRGSGEINHPLSGKPVPPTFLGGPQPEIKGEDRRQVLADWITSPENPFFATSIANRVWAQFMGVGIVQPVDDIRVSNPASNPALFDALGEKLIEYEFDLKQLVRDICNSQTYQRSTQPNESNRSDTRNYAFAQVRRVPAEMLLDCISQATATKDKFRGLPQGARAVHIADGSTSTYFLTTFGRSPRTTVCDCEASTDPSLSQALHLLNGSSTQGKIAQGKLIPSWQEQGLSTQQILERIYMRCLSRKPTELELGTLTKMVADAGNETVGLEDAFWAVLNSREFMFNH
- a CDS encoding PPC domain-containing protein translates to MKFDRCVLLFVAVALGMGTAYADSPAVTMLTPAGFQRGTETDVLITGARLGDVTELLFYDSGVEVLELKPEGEGKVHAKLKIAETCEPGLHAVRLATSSGISNLRYFGVTSLPQVDEVEPNSDFATPQLLALNSTVNGIVKNEDVDYYLVELAEGQKLTVELEGLRLGTEFFDPFVAILDENRFEVARCDDAPLLQQDCVCAFVAPQAGKYTIEVRESSFGGSDRSQYRLHVGDFPRPLAIIPAGGQPGEKINATLVDASGETWQEEIQLPDTLGEFNYVASRDGKLAPSPNKLRVVELPNVSESEPDDDRATLTAVDVPVAFNGVLQENGDVDWFKFKGKKDQQLEFTVYGRRVLRSPIDSWLEIHKAAGGRLAANDDAGGPDSVQAFKIPEDGEYLVAIRDQLEEGSPTHAYRIEVAPAAVAVELAIDELQRYQSQTVEIPQGAQMAVLLRASRKNFSGDLGLHIEDAIPGIELTTPTIAANQSYIPMLIKASADAPVKACLAALIAEPLAEGASVRGTLNQRTMLVRGQNNRDMWGHDSDRLALAVTRALPFSIKVVQPEVPIVRNGNTEYVVQATRQEGFKEPIYLRSLYNPSGLSASGSVKIEGDQLEARIPVTANAKSALGSYPITILARAKATNSNVWVASEFITLNVEDGYFAFTFAKTVAEAGASAPFTVGLEVKRPPEGEVEFELVGLPAGVTSTQPTVKYTDGMQQISFPLQVAADARVGQFKTLYVKSTITRSGGQIVQTEGLGEIQLIAPPVKTAAAPAKAAAPAAPAAPSEKPLSRLEQLRQAKALLDGTQPNDAQP